A segment of the Trifolium pratense cultivar HEN17-A07 linkage group LG7, ARS_RC_1.1, whole genome shotgun sequence genome:
aCGAACctatttcatattaaaatacTACAAATTAAATTGTTAACTTACAATATAATATTTCAGAAAGCAACTTTCATTGTAATAattgcttttatttatttatggttttATACATTTTCACAAGTTTTCTCGCATGACAAGTGTGCAAATAAGTTTAGAACAATACCGTTTACAGTTATATTTAAATGCACAACATGCCTGCATGACCACAAGCAGTCAAACAagccaacacatccaaaaacacCCAAAACTCATAGTTTATAATCAACAAAATTCAAtgctatataatatttttatattacatAGCAGTGCTGGTAAGGCCAATAttgcaaaattaattaattaattggtaGTACCTAATATTGGAACAACTTTTTATGCCTATAAAAACatttaattgaaaaacaaaattaccaTTTGCTTATATTGATTTCTAACAATTTTTAATCTGAAATTCACATACAAATTAACAACATAGTATGACACAAATGTAAATACTTTAATCCCTTAACTATTTGGTCTGAATTCTATCCAGGTATTGGTTtaattacccaaaaaaaaaatggcataCAATTTCATCTTTATGTATATATAGGTACACAAGTACAATCTATAAAGAAAATATACTATCAAATTAACAAGTGACCATCCCTAACTAAACATTACAATATATATCAATCTGACTCACATAATGTCctatttattaattttcctAAAACTAAATCAAACAAAGTAAAATTCTAATGACATTTTAATTAGGAGTCATATCATATTCTCAATAGAAAAATACTAAGTTCAGGTCCTCCATTACCATCAGGATTCAACATGTAAAATGCTTCCGAGTCACGGCTCCCAACGACTCGTTCAAATCTAGCTCTCATGTACATCAACTCACCCTCTGACCCGCCGCAACCACCACCGTCCTCCTCCAACATCGGAATCACTCCAGCACCAACAGAAACACTCTGTACCGTGCTCAGCACGTGCAAGTCTAATTCCCCGCACGTGCGTGACGTGACATACCCACACTTCCTCCCGTTGCAATACATGGTCCACTCAGGCTCATGAAAAAGCCTCTGGCGACCTCTGTTTTCATTATTCGAATGGAGGCCGCCAGAGACCTGTGTTGTCTTTCGGCACTCGAGCGCGATGCGGACGAGACCGGAAGACATCTCTTTGACAAGAGAGGAAGTTGACATCGCTAGCTCGAGAAGAAGTAGAGGCTCGGCTCGAGGGTGGAGCTGAACGGCAAAGGAGATATGGCCACGGCGGTTTCCAAAGAGTGTTCCGGTGACTTTACGGCCTAGAGAAGGGGAGATGGAAGTGGATGAGAGCGTAGAAGGTATGGTGAGCCAGTTGCACGTTGGGATTATGGTTTGGAAAGTTAAGATGTTGAGAAATGAACGTATGAGTGAAGAAAGCTTCTTTGTTGTTGGTGGTTTTGAGGATTGTTGATTGTGATTTGAAAAGGAAGAGATTGAGGGTGATGATCCTTGCTTTATAAGAAGTTTGCCGGAGAAATCATCGGATTCTGAGAGtcgttggtggtggtggtttgaAGGGATGATTCTGTTGTTTCTTGTGGTGGTGGTGCTTTTGCTTCTTTGGAGGATAAgtttttgttgatgatgatgtgtCATGTTTTGTTAGTCAGGAACAGAGAGAATGAAATGAAAGTGTAGAGTACAGAGTACAAAGATGGGAAGATTGTGATTGAAGTTTCCTAagatggagagagagagagagaaaggggCCGACAGAAGTGATGATAGTGTTGGGAAGAATGGGAAAGGGAGAATTAATATAAAGGGATGCTGTGGAGGGTTGTGCGATCATCATTTGTTAGACTTTTGTGGTGATGTATAATAGGGTCTACTCTACACTGTTTATAACCACCGCGTGCACGCGCACCTTATGGTTGCTCTTCGCCCAATGTttacaaaaggaaaaaaaaaatcataggaAAATATTTTTCCGTAAGATTTAAACTACAAAAAACTATTTCAttataaaatttacactatcAAAAAATATCTctgaaaagatgaagaaaaatagagaaattctGATCAATTTAGGAGAATCTGGAACCAGGTTTATTTGATGTTTATATTTGATCTCAATTTCTCAAATAGAGCGGGATTTGTTTTTGAGATCTCACTTTTGTGGACATATAGTGGGATTATGGTACCAAgagaataatatattttctcttttataataataataataataataataataataataataatctatacataatataaagaggataccCCAATTTGGTGTGGATTTTCATTATTTCCAAATTTACCCTCTCATACATGGTGATGACTTTTCTTAATGACAATATTACCCTTCAAAACCAAATATAGTGAAACTTTTAACTGCATGGTTGGTTACAAAACTGCATCAACACCAATATAATAACTGCATAACACAAAATGGAACAATTATgctattcaattttaaaaaaatctgcgGTTAAGGAAACAACATAAAAAAGGTAGCATATACAGAACAATTGAGCGAACTACAAACTTGAGAAAATTAGGAAAACAAGGGAAAAGTGGTTACCATAAACCTTAAaccatctatttttttttattttcctttcctTTTGTTGGCGGGCAAAATTGTGTTTGTGGAAAGCACATATTACTTCAGTGATAAGCAATGGAAGTTCttatgtttttactttttaatattatcCTTTCCTATTTCttcatatacttttttttttattattagcaCTTTTTGACAAAGTTCATGTCACATGTTTTCTAACTTGAATTGTGTAGTCAGTAGTGTGGTAATTAATAGGCAGTTATTTGGATATGAATTCAGGAGGCTTTCATTATCATCTTATTATGTGTTGAATGCTGAATATCTAGCATGTGTTCACATCATAATCACCTTCAACACCATTGAATTAActactgatttttttaattttgcgGTGCTTTGCAGTTTAATTTAAGAGCATTGAACTATGAAAACAATAACAAGCATAAAATAGAGGAAGCACAAGGAGGAGGGAGGAAAAACCCATTCAAGGTTTTGAATATTAATTTTGCTAATCTTTTGGCGTTATTGGTTAGTTAATTTTGTTTGCATTGAATTTTCTTATGAGTGAGGTCATACAAAAAGGacttaaacttttttttgcttCCAGTGAGTTGTAAAATATTTAAGCTTTTTGGATACAGGGAGGAGTAGAACAAAATTACCTAAtaattatataacaaattaacaacaaGATTCACATGGTCATAGAGGAAGACACATGAAGCACTTAAGTTTCGAGCGCATCGGCCTTCAACATTGCCATCTCTCGATCgtatgtcaaaaataaaatgcaacCACTATGTGATATTTGCTATTTTGAAGGATCGGTACATGCAGTTTTTTCCCATCAATTAATCTCCAAAACAAAGATAATTAGATTCTGCCATAAATAAACTAGAGTTGCTGGACTATTACTTTGGGTAGGAGATTGGGGCTTCATTATAATGTTAAGTCAAGGCTTAACATCTACCTAATGTTTTGACCATATAGTTTTgatgttattttcttttttgattgtGCTTCTGTCATATATAATGGAATGCAACTCCTTCTATAATATCAtcaatgtttaaaaaatttaggcAAGACGAAGAAGCGTGGGAGTAATATACTGTTTGACAACGAGGGCTGTGAACGGTGTAAAGTTCGGCAATTGTGTGATTGTATATAAACTCTGAATGCAATTGTCTGCATTCATTCAACATGTAAAGAAGAAGGGAACGACTGTGAATGGTGCCGCGGTGGAGTAATGAACAAGAAAGAGGTCGGTACAGTTCTCTATAATGATTTTCATTGCATTATCTTCTTTTGCCGTTGTATTGGAGAAACTTCCACATGAGAATTACCAAGTTTATGGCTATACAAAGTTTGACaatccatatttttttcaactttaaTTTCAGATTTTACCTTCTTGATTTAGAGTAATGCTTACAAAGTCAAGaagatttattaaaaaacattgaCGGTTTCTTAatccatagtttttttttttttttaaaaaaaaaaaacttgaattagAGTAATTCTTATATGCTCCGGTTTGTTTGacattctatttttcttttatgaagAATGAAGGTCAGTGTTTATATAGCTCTTTATACAGAGATTGGAAATTTACCGAATATGTTGTCTATTTATGTCAAACTTGATGTAAAAAAGACTGGACATCATCATGGCCGCATCCTTTCTTTTGGTATATGTTCGACGAAGGATGAATAAGTCTTATAATTTTGATGCTTCAAATTCAAACTGTGATTTCGAAAGTGAAATGCATAAATGAAGTGGCTATTAGATATGAAGCGAAAGAGTAACCGCGAGAACTCACAAATATGAGGAATTTCGATCGTAGGCCTAAAAGAAAATGGAAGAGAAAGTGGCTTCTCTCTGCTGCCAAATAGTTTTCCTCTTCTCTATTGCTTTTACTGTTCTTACTTTTTGCCAACTTGAACTGctttttgaaaatttcaatCACTTTAGTTCGGTGTACACATTTTCTTATTATGTCTCGgttctattttaataaatttatgatCTTGGTTGACTTTTTGTTAACTTCTTTAACTGACTTAGTTCTCCATACTGAGTATGTATCCGTGCAAAATGTATCGCCATcatgtaaaataaaattctttacaaaaatacacaaaattttTATGGCTTGGACCAAtctaaaatacaattttttttttgaggaatctgaaaataaacaaattagtaaaaaaaatcaaatttaaattaaacCACTATTTACAATTTATTTCCGTTAACATAATAATGAACGCGGATCACACAAACGGGCACGGAACGTGCCCGTTTGgccgctagtaataataattgtcacatttgtaatatgaatttgtttattattttaatattagtCTTAATGAATTGTGCATGGTTACTTATGTATAATGAAAACTATCTTGCGGATTATGGATTGAATTTTGTATGAACTAAAAAGAGAATAGAGTAAGAAAgaatgtaaaatttgtattgatCTTGAACAGATGAGTATTTACAATGTATTTATATGATTACTTGAATCTCAAGCAACCATGATTAACCATAACTAACTTTGGTTAACCCttagtaactaactaactaattgGAATAACAAACTAGCAAACtctattttaatcaaacaaacttatcaTTTGAATTACTAGCTCAACAAACTAGTgtcataaataaatttacaagtTAATAAAAGTTAACTTGTGGATATCGCatgcaaatttatttatgtgacTAATCTCATTATTCGTCTGTAAGTTATTTCTAATTTTCCAAAGGGTAATGTATCACCTAAAATTTTCAAAGGGTAATGTTTCGCCTAAAAAATTTGCTACTTTAGTTTCCAATagaacatttatttttattttcaattttattctcaatttcaatttattattcttcactttaaatttattaatacaCGAATAGTTAAGATGAGTAACTGGATAAAAttacaattcttttttttttatttaacatattctcttaatatgtgtaaaatgGTCAAATACGACAATTATTGTGGAACGAATGAAATGTATAATAGGTAAATACTCTATACGGTGAATGGTGAAGTTTGCTTGAGTATGTATACTATGTACCGTATCTAATCATCTAATCATTCCATTGAGATTCAatgatttatattaatttgCTGGAGTATAACTCATATTGATTTATATTAagataaatcaaaattaaataagttttgtCTGCATAGATACTTAATCAAATTTCAAAGTAGCTAGGCAATATATAATGAAAATGTCTGAACCCATCGCCAGTTGTACTGTATCACATGCCTTTATATCAAATATTAATGGAAAAATGAATAAACACCAAGGGGATTGCGAATTGATAAAATCTATGATCTCATAAGTCAGCTGGTTTTGGTCCTAAATAGTAGTACTAGCATAATATTCAGTTGGTCATTCAAGTTTTGTTAATTTGTGAAATTATAATGACAGTATAGATCATCATTAAGAGATATGAAGGATCATTCGACtttttaaaagtgaataatttacattaaaatataaaataattagttattgattaataaattaaagataaatattatagTTATAccataataaattataaatttgtttattaaaattaaaatatttgattttctcttctttttttcctcAATTTATACATTACTTTAAAGAATCTAAATTCATGATGGTTATGGTTTGCTTCAAAAATGATGGTTATGGTTGAAACATGCGTGGTGTGGACCaagctaaaaataaataaaattaggtAAACTTATACTCCTTCAATTCcaagttatatatataatgaatatTCAAAGAATTTGTTCActaaataattgatgtatttggtttataatataattaaatcaGATATATACAtcatttattcaataaatctaaaaaataaaattttacttataattaaaattgGATGAAACTAGACCCAAAAAAATGGATGGAATATATGACGTAAAATTGGATTAATGTTGCGCACAACTAGATGCTATAATTAATATATGTCgtcaattaataaattaatggtaactaaatttaaatttgaaccgTATAAGGCAAAGAAATTGGTGAAAAGAAAACACTACAAGTGCGATTGCAATATTATGAAATTAATTATCATGTAGTATATCTTAATAGAGTAAGATATTGATTGGCAGGGATATCGCATATATTATACATAAGTTGGAGTTCGAACTTCGGACActctatttattcattttagaTGGATTTTTTAGttactgaaaagaaaaaaagtaagatATTGACTTGtcccaaaacaaaaaaaaaagagtaagatATGCGCGTGGTCTTCTCTGGTACCATAGAACACACACGACGAGGGTGGCGAGCATGATAAGGTGTGAATTATGCTGTTTTTTAGAAGCTACTACTTTGTCCCCATCCTTTCGGAACCTAAGTAGATCATCACTATTCACAAAAACAATTCAAATTAAGCCTCACAATCGTCATCATCATTAGCCCCATAGTAGAAAATAATATCTTACTTAATCATCAATTTGGACGGTTCCAAACTCAGAGCACTTTGCTCTAAACTAATCCATTAGATTGGTAAgctaaacattttaatttagggtctgtttgctCTAAACTAATGCCGATATTGTAGTATTCCACCTCTATGTCtctaatgataattttttttaagcttttttttaaccagcaaaattgaaattgaaatatattatcAACATTCAACAACATGGTTCTAACTAGCGTGAGAGAAAGAACCTCAAAAGTTAATtacaaatttgattttattttaaattaggcttaaatgcagttttacctcccatgttttgaaaaatgcggaattttaccctctattttaaaatgcggaattttaccccctctattttataatttgttggattttgcccccccaccagaattctgcacaaaatctgcttctgagcctcaagttcaaagtttcgcacataactcaatttggatcaataattcacaaaactgataccgaaacgaccgtaatcgagttagctttccacagaatcaaaccccactaaatttgaagttacagagagagattaattaccgtttttgtggaggtctgtccaattactaattctgcagaaatctacttgtgatcttcaaattcaacatcgtctaccgaacgcatcgtaactccaaattcgacgaaattgaaatgccaacaagggtaatttcgttagcttttccatacatgtaaatagtattaaaaattgagctacagggtgagaggcatgacgaaaatatcagtagtagtttcatacgataattaatttgaacagacattcactaaaacggtaattaatctctctctgtaacttcaaatttagtggagtttgattatgtggaaaactaactcgattgcggtcgtttcggtacccgtttagtgaattattgatccaaattgagttctgtgcgaggCTTTGAACTTGATGCTCAGAAGCatattttgtgaaaaattttggtgggggcaaaattcaacaaattataaaatagggggggtaaaattctgcattttaaaatagggataAAATTCcgtatttttcaaaaatgaagggtaaaactgcatttaagcctttaaaTTATATGTTTGTATCAACATTTGAATTAGTTAGTCTTTCTTTACTTTAAATTGATGCCATTTGAAAATGATATGTGgctaacaaaaaaaagttgataCACATGTGTACATTTAAAACCAATAATATGTCATGTgatggttaattaattaaacgtaaataataataactagtataacttacccgtgctatcgcccgggttaatgttctatgaaaaatatagatcattttttttcacacatgaaaaatatggattattaaaattttaatattgtgatttttttaattatttgtaaaattaattttatatttaatgtaatagtttatttaaatatgataaaagatccaaattttggagattttaaggagaaatggcataatggagagtgatactccactccccgttcccaactcacatgttcatatatttgttcttttattttcataaaaaaaaaggtcattatgcaaaaactaatctaacggttaatatatttgttcttaatcgtcatctctctcctttagacatttgttttcttcaggagtattttatctcatgtccccgtgtgaaaaaatttcacatttgagaagcaaaatggggcgattttaattttaacatatttgtttattattatggtTTTATTACATGTAATTATCTTATTGAATGCGCCTAATCATTAATTGTTGGGTGAgtactcacctaagaatttttCTGGAtggattcaaattttcattgacCATCTTAatgatctctaaattattttgtgcaataattttaatgataattatttcattttttttttccttttatgtgAATTCATATTTGCTTTGACTAATGTTTTATTGACACAATATGAATATTAACGAAAATGTTATCTTTTCTATATtgtttttttggtgttttttagttttattctGGACATGTTGTATCTCTTTGATGTTCTGCTATCATATAAGGACAGGACTGAGCTTATGAGCTCCATGTTTAAAGTTGAGCTTTGGTTTTTTTGAGGCTCTTATGTACCAGACTTTGCTTGTATTGTGTTTTAGCACTTCTTGTGCTCTTTTctctatttaattaaaaaaattgtttttccaaaaaaaattatgttatattttctaaagaatTGAATTCATTTAAGtagaaatatttcaaaattgccattaatatattttttattaaaataaaatattctataatatattttttattaaaataaaatattctctcaatttattttgaatttaaaattaaatttcaaaatcatagaatattattattatcacatCACATATAATCATGATTCATTTTGGTTATGTCTTCAacgtattttattttatttttttatagccATTGTACACCCAAGAAAAAACCTAATAGGAAATAAATCATGGACCCCGTTAATATTAGATTGATacgttttataattaatatatttaattattatggtatttaatttgaattcatttAAGTGTATGTGTTTCAAAATTGGTATTAATATGTTttctaattaattgaaaattttcattcttgtaacaaaaaaacattctttccattaactttgaatttaaaatttcagaaccataaagtcaaaataaataataattcagAACCATAGATGACTCATAGCGTGCCATGTTTCGATGTTCTTTTTTATCAAGTTTTTTCTATGTGAATAATAAACAGGTTtattttgcatataaaaataaaatagacagatttattttgcttatattaatagaacaataacaataattgaTACTACTAAATTCTAGTTTGTATAAGGAATATTGTCATTCTTCTACATGGATctgcaaataaaaaattatatctcaaaattagtacgattataattatttataaacatcatttaagtacaaaacttatatcaacaaaaaaatgtagTAGAAAGATGTAAATTAAAGATATATACCAACACATTGCAATTTGGATCGTCGACTTCACTActacaaataaaacaataaagagtcacaaaaattataaacatgTGTAATGTTCATCCAAAGACCTTTTATAGAATAACAAAGAGACATACCTGAAATGTGATTTGTAATGTTCATCAAAAGACCTCTTATATAGAATAATAAACATGGGTATATAAGTAATTTGCccaaaatgtgtagttaaaaccattactaaaaattaattaaaaatatattgattccttttttggaatatatcaatgttttacacaaaataaaaataaaaatttcacacaaatgaattatttggacgtacatgaataaaaaaaatattaaatttgcataactaattaatatagaaattagaccaatagttagttggtcagtggtgattgacgttgaacttgtcccgaaccagattaaattggtggtgaaaacaaaaaaaatatagaaattagtaatttttcgaaattcataaaaaattgatttttttttttgaaataatatattataatctataattttttattttaaccatTTTGATCTAGCTAATGCAAAAACTTATATAGTAagacaataattaataattaatttttttaaataagctaAGAATCTcgtaaaattggaatatattGAATGCTAATAATGTGTAAAATAAACCGATTCTTTTCATGAATCAATATCAATAATTAATACTGAAACAGTAATTTTTcgaaattgataaaaaaattcgaAATAATAAATGACAttctacaattattttttattgaatttattttaaatatttcatttaaataatgcaaaaacttatatattacacgaataattaatataaatgttagattattttctttttacattataaaagaattattttcgtgtgaattaatattaaaaaaacgtgtatataaaattattattattattattattatgattactattttttttttgctacagAAAGTATTATTATGACTataaattaccaaaaaaattatatgtttattgtTTCTTTTAGTGCAATAATAGTATACAATTATtcaaaatagaaatattattttttattatatacaattatttagaataaaattatGACCTTTATAATGTGTCTTTCATCCGAAAAACGtgtattaattattatgcaATTGACAACtaattcaaaatatcatatacaatttgagaaatgattgagtttccaaattagccaaagattctaagtaaaattgtatcatcatgtattagagaaattgcaaaggccttcatagttagccacataggaattggagaaatattagaatgccacataagacattgatcaaggaaatggtgccacataggaataagaccatgagagagaaactcctaaatatataaataatagataaataaaacataatcaATAGTTCGtgtaaaaaaacataattaatagTTAGTTGGTTTTGTGGTAATTgtcgctgaacttggtagggaggaccacgattCGATCCTTGCAACTACGATCGGAAGGGGGTTGGAGCAACTTGATGCAAGAACTGATCAccaaatcagattaaactggtgctaaaagaaaaaatcataaaaGAAATAGAATTGGGCATGAGTGAGAGAGAGGGAAATATAAGTGGGGATTAATGTTAtgttgattaaataattttttttttatggatgttGATTAAATAAATGAGAGTTTGTTTTTGCGCCAACTACATTTCTCATGCACTCtcttgaatttttaaaaatatctctTGAATTTGGAATATACAGTTCCCACTTTAACCttaaaaaattcaacatttttcCACCTTGCCCTTCCTTTATCccttatgaaaatattttttacaaggTTCGCTAATTAAGATGTAAATTCAGTTTGCACTTTAAGTAACGAACTGTGTTTTTCTATATTTTGAGCCCCTTTAGCGTTCACTAGTCCCGAACGATTCATTCTAAGAGAagtttattaaccacttgagctcaaTGTCTTGGTTGACTCGTTTGATGTATAAATGTTTATTGGAAAATAATGTTACGCATCTCAAAATCTTAACTTCTCTTCTCTGCACTTATAGTGTGAACTCTAATTACATGACAACATAGAAATAAACTGATGTAGAAGGATTTCTTTAgctaaatttgattttgttatttttatttagttctttctatttgttattttcttttactatttttaactGACAACCTATCTCAAATTATTTACTCTTTCTTATCAAAATTGTGGGTTAAAATTGGGCTTTAGCCCtcttatgtataaaaaaaaataggcttaattagttaaatggtcccttaaagacattttaggtttcacaatggtcccttaaagaaaaaaag
Coding sequences within it:
- the LOC123900018 gene encoding protein MIZU-KUSSEI 1 — protein: MTHHHQQKLILQRSKSTTTTRNNRIIPSNHHHQRLSESDDFSGKLLIKQGSSPSISSFSNHNQQSSKPPTTKKLSSLIRSFLNILTFQTIIPTCNWLTIPSTLSSTSISPSLGRKVTGTLFGNRRGHISFAVQLHPRAEPLLLLELAMSTSSLVKEMSSGLVRIALECRKTTQVSGGLHSNNENRGRQRLFHEPEWTMYCNGRKCGYVTSRTCGELDLHVLSTVQSVSVGAGVIPMLEEDGGGCGGSEGELMYMRARFERVVGSRDSEAFYMLNPDGNGGPELSIFLLRI